The following coding sequences lie in one Mesorhizobium sp. DCY119 genomic window:
- a CDS encoding UvrD-helicase domain-containing protein, with the protein MSDFPDDMPFFDEDPAPRAAPARAPAQGGGIAARAMAARQGSAPDYLKGLNEEQRLAVETIDGPVLVLAGAGTGKTRVLTTRIAHILSLGRAFPSQILAVTFTNKAAREMKQRVGLLVGEAVEGMPWLGTFHSIGVKMLRRHAELAGLRSDFTILDTDDVIRLIKQLIQAEGLDDKRWPARQFAMMIDGWKNKGLGPSEIPEGDARAFANGKGRQLYQAYQDRLKTLNACDFGDLLCHPIRIFRGHPDVLKEYHKRFKYILVDEYQDTNTAQYMWLRLLAQETGAPGQKNVCCVGDDDQSIYGWRGAEVDNILRFDKDFPGATVIRLERNYRSTAHILGAASHLIAHNEGRLGKTLFTEKVEDDDSRVNVHAAWDSEEEARAVGEEIESAQRKGHKLNDMAILVRASFQMREFEDRFVTLGLNYRVIGGPRFYERQEIRDAMAYFRVVAQPADDLAFERIVNVPKRGLGEAAIRQVHDTARALRIPMLEAAGNLAESDELKPKPRAALREVAANFERWQKALDNTPHTELAETILEESGYTDMWKNDRSAEAPGRLENLKELIRSMEEYESLRSFLEHVALVMDSEQNENLDAVNIMTLHSAKGLEFETVFLPGWEEGLFPHQRSLDEGGRSGLEEERRLAYVGVTRAKKNLHIWFVSNRRIHGLWQSTIPSRFLDELPEAHVEVAEAGNSYGGYGGGSFAGGRGGRQNPYGASRFDNVGQDSGSFSNTYATPGWQRAQANRNDATDRNWGSRSGHAVERIGYGETDSGYGAGRGSVKSRTIEGELVAKSVSDTPSPFKVGDRVFHQKFGNGNVSVVDGNKLTIDFDKAGQKRVLDGFVTGV; encoded by the coding sequence ATGTCAGACTTTCCAGACGACATGCCCTTCTTCGACGAGGACCCCGCACCTCGCGCTGCCCCTGCGCGCGCGCCGGCGCAAGGCGGTGGCATTGCCGCGCGCGCCATGGCTGCCCGGCAGGGTTCGGCCCCGGATTATCTGAAAGGCCTCAACGAAGAGCAGCGGCTGGCGGTGGAAACCATCGACGGCCCGGTTCTGGTTCTGGCTGGCGCCGGCACCGGCAAGACGCGCGTGCTGACCACCCGCATCGCCCACATCCTCAGCCTCGGCCGCGCCTTCCCCAGCCAGATCCTCGCCGTGACCTTCACCAACAAGGCCGCGCGCGAGATGAAGCAGCGCGTCGGCCTGCTGGTCGGCGAGGCTGTCGAAGGCATGCCATGGCTCGGCACCTTCCACTCCATCGGCGTGAAAATGCTGCGCCGCCATGCCGAGCTGGCCGGTCTGCGCTCCGACTTCACCATTCTCGACACCGACGACGTCATCCGCCTGATCAAGCAGCTCATCCAGGCCGAGGGGCTGGACGACAAGCGCTGGCCGGCGCGCCAGTTCGCCATGATGATCGACGGCTGGAAGAACAAGGGCCTCGGCCCCTCCGAAATTCCCGAGGGCGACGCCCGCGCCTTCGCCAACGGCAAGGGCCGCCAGCTCTATCAGGCCTATCAGGACCGGCTGAAGACGCTGAACGCCTGCGATTTCGGCGACCTGCTCTGCCACCCGATCCGCATTTTTCGCGGCCACCCAGATGTGCTGAAGGAATATCACAAGCGCTTCAAATATATCCTCGTCGACGAGTATCAGGACACCAACACCGCGCAATATATGTGGCTGCGGCTGCTGGCACAGGAAACCGGCGCGCCGGGCCAGAAGAATGTCTGCTGCGTCGGCGACGACGACCAGTCGATCTATGGCTGGCGCGGTGCCGAGGTCGACAACATCCTGCGCTTCGACAAGGATTTTCCCGGCGCCACCGTCATCCGCCTCGAGCGCAACTACCGCTCGACGGCCCATATCCTCGGTGCAGCCTCCCACCTCATCGCCCACAATGAGGGGCGGCTGGGCAAGACGCTGTTCACCGAAAAGGTCGAGGACGACGACTCCCGGGTAAATGTCCACGCCGCCTGGGATTCGGAGGAGGAAGCCCGCGCCGTCGGCGAGGAGATCGAGTCCGCCCAGCGCAAGGGCCACAAGCTCAACGACATGGCCATCCTCGTGCGTGCCTCCTTCCAGATGCGCGAATTCGAAGACCGTTTCGTCACGCTCGGCCTGAACTACCGCGTCATCGGCGGCCCGCGCTTCTACGAGCGCCAGGAAATCCGCGATGCCATGGCCTATTTCCGCGTCGTCGCCCAGCCGGCCGACGACCTCGCCTTCGAGCGCATCGTCAACGTGCCCAAACGCGGCCTTGGCGAAGCGGCCATACGGCAGGTGCACGACACGGCCCGCGCGCTGCGCATTCCGATGCTGGAGGCCGCCGGAAACCTCGCCGAAAGCGACGAGCTGAAGCCCAAGCCGCGCGCCGCCTTGCGCGAGGTCGCGGCCAATTTCGAGCGCTGGCAGAAGGCTCTCGACAACACGCCGCACACCGAGCTTGCCGAGACGATCCTCGAGGAATCCGGCTACACCGACATGTGGAAGAACGACCGCTCGGCCGAAGCGCCGGGCCGGCTCGAAAACCTCAAGGAGCTCATCCGCTCCATGGAGGAATACGAGTCGCTGCGCTCCTTCCTCGAGCATGTCGCGCTGGTGATGGACAGCGAGCAGAACGAAAACCTCGACGCAGTCAACATCATGACGCTGCATTCGGCCAAGGGGCTGGAATTCGAGACCGTCTTCCTCCCCGGCTGGGAGGAAGGCCTGTTCCCGCACCAGCGCTCGCTTGACGAGGGTGGTCGCTCCGGGCTGGAGGAAGAGCGCCGGCTGGCTTACGTCGGCGTCACCCGCGCCAAGAAGAACCTGCACATCTGGTTCGTTTCCAACCGTCGCATCCACGGCCTGTGGCAATCCACTATCCCGTCGCGCTTTCTCGACGAACTGCCCGAGGCCCATGTCGAAGTGGCCGAAGCCGGCAACAGCTATGGCGGCTACGGCGGCGGCTCCTTCGCCGGCGGGCGCGGCGGTCGCCAGAACCCCTATGGCGCGTCGCGCTTCGACAATGTCGGCCAGGATTCCGGCTCATTCTCCAACACCTATGCCACACCAGGCTGGCAGCGCGCACAGGCGAACCGCAATGACGCAACCGACCGCAACTGGGGCTCGCGCTCCGGCCACGCGGTGGAGCGCATCGGCTATGGCGAGACCGATTCAGGCTATGGCGCCGGCCGCGGCTCGGTCAAAAGCCGCACCATCGAAGGCGAACTCGTCGCCAAATCCGTCTCCGACACCCCCTCGCCCTTCAAGGTCGGCGACCGCGTCTTCCACCAGAAATTCGGCAACGGGAATGTCTCGGTCGTCGACGGCAACAAGCTGACGATCGATTTCGACAAGGCTGGACAGAAGCGGGTGCTGGACGGGTTCGTGACGGGGGTTTGA
- a CDS encoding N-acyl homoserine lactonase family protein — protein MKLKLFLISTVASLAATAMAQAAEVQLWRLDCGTIKVKDLSVFSDAYDYQGESRTLTDSCYLIRHDGDYMLWDTGLPATLLNAPLGDAAMNPTLAQTIPAQLEKIGVQPEKISTVGISHYHFDHVGQAADFPKARLLIGAADFKAFTADPAPFGLEPDLLAPWLKGGSKVETVTGDKDVFGDGTVTMLSMPGHTPGSYGLLVKLANTGSVLLSGDVAHFEKQLETENVPPFNTDRAESLASMDRLRHIAKTLKATLIVQHDADDIAKLPTFPKSAD, from the coding sequence ATGAAGCTCAAATTATTTCTCATCTCGACCGTGGCATCGCTTGCTGCAACAGCCATGGCGCAGGCTGCCGAGGTTCAGTTGTGGCGGCTCGACTGCGGCACGATAAAGGTCAAGGATCTGAGCGTCTTCTCGGATGCCTATGATTATCAGGGCGAAAGCAGGACGCTTACCGATAGCTGCTACCTCATCCGGCACGATGGCGACTACATGCTCTGGGACACCGGCCTTCCCGCCACCCTTCTCAACGCGCCACTCGGCGATGCGGCGATGAACCCAACGCTGGCTCAGACGATCCCGGCCCAGCTTGAAAAGATCGGAGTTCAGCCGGAGAAGATATCGACCGTCGGCATAAGCCACTACCACTTCGACCATGTCGGCCAGGCCGCCGATTTTCCGAAAGCCAGACTGCTGATCGGCGCAGCCGACTTCAAAGCCTTCACGGCAGACCCCGCCCCCTTCGGGCTGGAGCCGGACCTGCTCGCTCCATGGCTGAAGGGAGGATCGAAGGTGGAAACCGTTACCGGCGACAAGGATGTCTTTGGAGACGGCACGGTGACCATGCTTTCCATGCCCGGCCACACGCCAGGCAGCTACGGCTTGCTGGTAAAGCTGGCAAATACCGGGTCGGTTCTGCTCAGCGGAGACGTCGCCCATTTCGAGAAACAGCTGGAGACCGAAAACGTCCCGCCATTCAACACCGACAGGGCCGAATCGCTTGCTTCCATGGATCGGTTGCGTCACATCGCAAAGACGCTGAAGGCAACGCTGATCGTCCAGCATGATGCCGACGACATCGCCAAACTGCCGACGTTCCCGAAGAGCGCCGACTGA
- a CDS encoding 50S ribosomal protein L11 methyltransferase encodes MTQTRLHLTAGRADANRIFAAFETEFEEDGFPLAVLEQDEERDIQEVSIYADGDIDEAERRMRQVLDGLSLKKAIEREILPDADWVALSLEGLKPVRAGRFFVHGAHDRDKQRPGELSIEIEAGLAFGTGHHGTTSGCLDVLETVARRERPRNALDLGTGSAVLAIALAKFAHIPVLATDIDPIATKVAADNARLNGVSAYVEAYTAPGFHHPIFAARGPFDLIVANILARPLMKLAPQMAHHLVPGGSIVLSGILERQRNAVLAAYIGQNFRHVRTLAREGWVTLHLKR; translated from the coding sequence ATGACCCAGACACGCCTCCATCTGACGGCCGGGCGCGCCGACGCCAACCGCATCTTCGCCGCTTTCGAAACCGAGTTCGAGGAAGACGGCTTCCCACTCGCCGTGCTGGAACAGGACGAAGAGCGCGACATTCAGGAAGTGTCGATCTACGCCGATGGCGATATCGATGAAGCCGAGCGCCGCATGCGCCAGGTGCTCGATGGCCTGTCGCTGAAAAAGGCGATCGAGCGCGAAATTCTGCCGGATGCGGACTGGGTGGCGCTGTCACTGGAAGGGTTGAAGCCGGTTCGCGCGGGGCGCTTTTTCGTCCATGGCGCGCATGACCGCGACAAGCAGCGGCCCGGCGAACTGTCGATCGAGATCGAGGCGGGGCTTGCCTTCGGCACCGGCCATCACGGCACCACTTCCGGCTGCCTCGACGTGCTGGAGACCGTGGCGCGGCGCGAGCGGCCGCGCAATGCACTCGACCTCGGCACCGGCAGCGCGGTTCTCGCCATTGCTCTGGCGAAGTTCGCCCATATACCGGTTCTGGCGACCGACATCGATCCGATCGCGACAAAGGTCGCGGCAGACAATGCCCGGCTGAACGGCGTCTCGGCCTATGTCGAAGCCTACACCGCGCCGGGCTTTCACCATCCGATATTCGCCGCGCGCGGCCCGTTCGACCTGATCGTCGCCAATATCCTGGCGCGCCCGCTCATGAAGCTCGCACCGCAGATGGCGCATCACCTCGTGCCGGGCGGTTCGATCGTGCTTTCAGGTATCCTGGAGCGCCAGCGAAACGCGGTTCTGGCCGCCTATATCGGCCAGAACTTTCGCCATGTCCGCACCCTCGCCCGGGAAGGCTGGGTGACGCTTCACCTCAAGCGGTGA
- a CDS encoding SCO family protein, whose protein sequence is MMRSILVGILVLMAAGIGWLTFDWYQTRHGGEPYGAPFTLTDQTGQPITEAAFRGQPTALFFGFTHCPEVCPTTLFEMDGWLKKIGDEGKDIKVYFISIDPERDTPEVMNAYVSNVSNRITGITGEPDKVAAMAKAFGIYSKKVPLEGSDYTMDHTASVLLLDGKGDFFGTIAYGESGDTAVAKLKRLAGKG, encoded by the coding sequence ATGATGCGTTCAATCCTCGTCGGCATATTGGTTCTGATGGCTGCCGGCATCGGCTGGCTCACCTTCGACTGGTATCAGACCCGCCACGGCGGCGAGCCTTATGGCGCGCCCTTCACACTGACCGACCAGACGGGACAGCCGATTACCGAGGCGGCATTTCGCGGCCAGCCGACGGCGCTATTCTTCGGCTTCACGCATTGCCCGGAGGTCTGCCCGACGACACTGTTCGAAATGGATGGCTGGCTGAAGAAGATCGGCGACGAAGGCAAGGACATCAAGGTTTACTTCATCTCCATCGATCCGGAGCGCGACACGCCTGAAGTCATGAACGCCTATGTCAGCAACGTCTCGAACCGCATCACCGGCATCACCGGCGAGCCGGACAAGGTTGCGGCGATGGCAAAGGCGTTCGGCATCTATTCGAAGAAGGTGCCGCTTGAAGGCAGCGACTACACGATGGATCACACCGCCTCCGTGCTGCTGCTCGACGGCAAGGGCGACTTCTTCGGCACCATTGCCTATGGCGAAAGCGGCGACACGGCTGTAGCCAAGCTGAAACGGCTTGCCGGCAAGGGCTGA
- a CDS encoding glucose/quinate/shikimate family membrane-bound PQQ-dependent dehydrogenase has product MATVITALVFLILGLFLAGGGVWLATVGGSLYYVIVGIGFLLTAWLLFKRSGAALWVFALVLIGTLAWAIWEVGLDWWQLGPRGGVVVLLALWLLTPWVRRRLTASGGAIPLAAGVLAALIAAGASMTVDPQDIAGELPTDKVAATPDLGGGDVPAGEWHFYGRTQYGQRYSPLDQITPQNVSTLTPAWTFQTGDVRTSADVPETTYQVTPLKIGDTLYICTPHNWAIAIDAATGKEKWRFDPKIAEDSDRQHQTCRGVSYYNDTKVAAGQPCAQRVYLPTSDARLIALDAANGQVCSGFANGGTIDLYANMPYKQPGYYYSTSAPLIAGGKIIVGGAVNDNYAADEPSGVIRAYDADTGALVWNFDSGNPDKTTPIAAGETYTANSPNMWSTPSADEKLGLLFVPLGNKTPDQLGMDRSENVEKFSSSITALDLNTGQMRWVRQTVHHDLWDMDIPAQPSLVDINTDKGVVPALVGPTKQGDIYVLDRRTGEPVLSVTEMPAPGGAIEGDHASPTQPVSALTFMPPPLTGKDMWGITMFDQLVCRIKLTQLRYEGRYTPPSLQGSLIYPGNFGTFNWGGVAVDPVRQVMFGMPTYLAFTSKLIPRADVPPPDGSKGSEQGLNRNEGLPYAVVMGPFLSPLGIPCQSPPWGYVAGADLRTGKIAYKHRNGTVYDMTPLPLPLKVGVPGIGGPMITAGGVAFLGAAVDDYFRAYDVTTGRQLWEARLPAGGQSTPMTYTVADGRQFVVIVAGGHGSVGTKPGDYVMAYTLPK; this is encoded by the coding sequence TTGGCAACGGTTATCACGGCGCTTGTCTTCCTAATTCTTGGGCTCTTCCTAGCCGGTGGCGGCGTGTGGCTCGCCACGGTCGGTGGCAGTCTCTACTACGTCATTGTGGGCATCGGCTTCCTGCTGACGGCGTGGCTGCTGTTCAAGCGTTCGGGGGCTGCGCTTTGGGTTTTCGCGCTGGTGCTGATCGGAACGCTGGCCTGGGCAATATGGGAAGTCGGTCTCGACTGGTGGCAGCTTGGACCGCGAGGCGGTGTTGTCGTGCTTCTGGCGCTGTGGCTGCTGACGCCGTGGGTGCGGCGGCGCCTGACGGCTTCCGGCGGCGCAATTCCGCTGGCGGCCGGCGTTCTTGCCGCACTGATTGCGGCAGGCGCGTCGATGACGGTCGATCCGCAGGACATCGCCGGCGAGTTGCCGACGGACAAGGTCGCCGCCACGCCGGATCTCGGCGGCGGCGACGTGCCGGCGGGCGAATGGCATTTCTACGGCCGCACGCAATATGGCCAGCGCTATTCGCCGCTCGACCAGATCACGCCTCAGAACGTCTCGACGCTGACGCCGGCATGGACCTTCCAGACCGGAGATGTGCGCACGTCGGCGGACGTGCCGGAAACGACCTATCAGGTGACGCCGCTGAAGATTGGCGACACGCTTTATATCTGCACGCCGCACAACTGGGCGATTGCCATCGACGCGGCGACCGGCAAGGAAAAGTGGCGCTTCGATCCCAAGATCGCCGAGGACAGCGACCGCCAGCACCAGACCTGCCGCGGCGTGTCCTATTACAATGACACCAAGGTCGCAGCCGGGCAGCCCTGCGCGCAGCGCGTCTACCTGCCGACCTCGGATGCACGCCTGATCGCACTCGATGCGGCTAACGGGCAGGTTTGCAGCGGCTTTGCCAATGGCGGCACGATCGATCTCTACGCCAACATGCCCTACAAGCAGCCGGGCTATTATTATTCGACTTCGGCGCCATTGATCGCCGGAGGCAAGATCATCGTCGGCGGTGCGGTCAACGACAACTATGCAGCCGACGAGCCGTCGGGCGTCATCCGTGCCTATGATGCCGACACCGGCGCGCTGGTGTGGAACTTCGATTCCGGCAATCCGGACAAGACGACGCCGATCGCTGCCGGCGAAACCTACACGGCGAACTCGCCCAACATGTGGTCCACGCCAAGTGCGGATGAGAAGCTCGGCCTGCTTTTCGTGCCGCTCGGCAACAAGACGCCGGACCAGCTTGGCATGGATCGCAGCGAGAATGTCGAAAAGTTCTCGTCATCGATCACCGCGCTCGATCTCAACACCGGGCAGATGCGCTGGGTGCGCCAGACCGTGCATCACGATCTGTGGGACATGGATATTCCCGCACAACCGAGCTTGGTCGACATTAATACGGACAAGGGCGTGGTGCCTGCGCTCGTCGGTCCGACGAAGCAGGGCGACATCTATGTGCTCGATCGCCGCACGGGCGAGCCTGTGCTTTCCGTCACCGAGATGCCGGCGCCGGGCGGTGCGATCGAAGGCGACCACGCATCGCCGACGCAGCCTGTGTCTGCCCTGACCTTCATGCCGCCGCCGCTGACCGGCAAGGACATGTGGGGCATCACCATGTTCGACCAGCTTGTCTGCCGCATAAAGCTGACGCAACTTCGCTACGAGGGCCGCTACACGCCGCCATCGCTGCAGGGCTCGCTGATCTATCCCGGCAATTTCGGAACGTTCAACTGGGGCGGCGTCGCCGTCGACCCGGTGCGGCAGGTGATGTTCGGCATGCCGACCTATCTCGCTTTCACGTCAAAGCTTATTCCCCGCGCCGACGTGCCGCCGCCGGATGGTTCGAAGGGTAGCGAGCAGGGCCTGAACCGCAATGAGGGATTGCCCTATGCGGTGGTGATGGGGCCGTTCCTGTCGCCGCTCGGCATTCCCTGCCAGTCGCCGCCCTGGGGTTATGTCGCCGGTGCCGATCTCAGAACCGGCAAGATCGCCTACAAGCACCGCAACGGCACGGTCTACGACATGACGCCGCTGCCGCTGCCCCTCAAGGTCGGCGTGCCGGGCATTGGCGGGCCGATGATCACCGCCGGCGGCGTCGCCTTCCTGGGCGCTGCGGTCGATGACTATTTCCGGGCCTATGATGTGACGACAGGCCGGCAGCTCTGGGAGGCGCGGCTCCCGGCCGGCGGCCAGTCGACGCCGATGACCTATACGGTGGCCGATGGACGGCAATTCGTGGTGATCGTCGCCGGCGGTCACGGCTCGGTCGGCACCAAGCCGGGCGATTACGTGATGGCCTACACGCTGCCGAAATAG
- a CDS encoding aminopeptidase P family protein codes for MFQTFETAGDPTSAPARVAKLREWLAAHDLDGFLVPRADEHQGEYVAARSERLRWLTGFSGSAGVALILKDRAFIFVDGRYQLQVREQVDLGIFTIESLIDNPPASWIRDNLGKGARLGFDPWLHTIGEVQALKKAAEKNGATLVPLDVNPIDEIWADQPEPPSAPVDIHPIEFAGELAKEKLARLAEALSKQGATHCVLTDPSSIAWAFNIRGNDVPHTPLALGFAILAADGKHRLFIDKRKLPRKVQAYLTQLCDLRAPDALAGDLIKLAKSGAKVALDPALAAERLRAIIEENGGTVVSEADPARLPRATKNQAELQGARAAHRRDGAAVAKLLCWLDAQKPGTMDEIKLVTQLEEARRAVGEETQMPLRDVSFDTISGAGPNGAIMHYRVSKATNRRLGDGELFLLDSGAQYQDGTTDITRTVAIGQPTDEMRERFTLVLKGMIGISILRFPVGTRGSEIDVVARMALWKHGLDYAHGTGHGVGSYLAVHEGPQRISRTGAEKFLEGMILSNEPGYYKEGHYGIRIENLILVTAAKPVEGGDLPVHEFETLTLAPIDRRLVRPDLLTHEELVWLNAYHARVLAEIGPMVDGETLKWLEQATAPIS; via the coding sequence ATGTTCCAGACGTTTGAGACCGCCGGAGATCCGACAAGCGCACCTGCGCGCGTGGCGAAACTGCGCGAATGGCTTGCCGCACATGACCTCGACGGCTTTCTGGTGCCCCGCGCCGACGAACATCAGGGCGAATATGTCGCCGCGCGTTCGGAACGGCTGCGCTGGCTGACCGGCTTCAGCGGCTCGGCCGGAGTGGCGCTCATCCTCAAGGATCGTGCCTTCATTTTTGTCGACGGCCGCTATCAGTTGCAGGTGCGCGAACAGGTCGATCTCGGCATCTTCACCATCGAAAGCCTGATCGACAATCCGCCCGCCTCCTGGATCCGGGACAATCTCGGCAAGGGCGCGCGGCTGGGCTTTGACCCGTGGCTGCACACCATCGGAGAAGTCCAGGCGCTCAAGAAAGCCGCCGAGAAGAACGGTGCCACGCTGGTGCCGCTCGACGTCAACCCGATCGACGAAATCTGGGCCGACCAGCCCGAACCACCCTCCGCACCGGTCGACATCCACCCCATCGAATTTGCCGGCGAACTGGCCAAGGAAAAGCTGGCGCGCCTCGCCGAAGCCCTTTCAAAACAGGGCGCCACCCATTGCGTGCTGACCGACCCGTCGTCGATAGCCTGGGCGTTCAACATTCGCGGCAATGACGTGCCGCACACGCCGCTGGCGCTGGGCTTCGCCATTCTGGCAGCCGACGGCAAGCACCGGCTGTTCATCGACAAGCGCAAGCTGCCGCGGAAGGTGCAGGCCTACCTGACCCAGCTTTGCGACCTTCGCGCGCCCGACGCACTCGCGGGCGACCTCATAAAACTTGCGAAATCCGGCGCGAAAGTAGCGCTGGACCCTGCCCTTGCCGCCGAAAGGCTCCGGGCGATCATCGAGGAGAATGGCGGCACGGTCGTCTCCGAGGCCGATCCCGCCCGCCTGCCCCGCGCCACCAAGAACCAGGCTGAACTGCAGGGCGCGCGCGCCGCACACCGCCGTGACGGGGCCGCTGTCGCAAAGCTGCTCTGCTGGCTCGATGCGCAAAAGCCCGGCACGATGGATGAGATCAAGCTCGTGACGCAGCTTGAGGAAGCCAGGCGGGCCGTCGGCGAGGAAACGCAGATGCCGCTGCGCGACGTGTCCTTCGACACGATTTCGGGTGCCGGTCCGAACGGCGCCATCATGCACTACCGCGTTTCGAAGGCGACCAACCGCAGACTTGGCGACGGCGAGCTTTTCCTGCTCGATTCAGGTGCGCAATATCAGGACGGCACCACCGACATCACCCGCACCGTGGCGATCGGCCAGCCGACCGACGAGATGCGCGAGCGCTTCACCCTGGTCCTGAAAGGCATGATCGGCATTTCGATATTGCGCTTTCCGGTGGGCACGCGCGGTTCGGAAATCGACGTGGTCGCGCGCATGGCGCTGTGGAAGCACGGCCTTGACTACGCCCATGGCACCGGTCACGGCGTCGGCTCCTATCTGGCCGTCCATGAGGGCCCGCAGCGCATTTCCCGAACCGGCGCGGAAAAGTTTCTGGAAGGCATGATCCTGTCCAACGAGCCCGGCTACTACAAGGAAGGCCACTACGGCATCCGCATCGAGAATCTTATTCTCGTGACCGCCGCCAAACCGGTCGAAGGTGGCGATCTGCCCGTACATGAATTCGAGACGCTGACGCTGGCACCGATCGACCGCCGCCTGGTCAGACCTGACCTGCTGACGCATGAGGAACTTGTGTGGCTAAACGCCTATCACGCCCGCGTGCTGGCCGAGATCGGGCCGATGGTGGACGGCGAAACGCTGAAATGGCTGGAACAGGCGACCGCGCCGATTTCATAG
- a CDS encoding CreA family protein: MRLALYGAVALLLSAAAPASAQEVGRVGVDWLGNDIIVEAVTDPAVGGVTCHISYFDRGVVDRLQKGNWFENPSDSSISCRQTGPITIGKIDMSEEGEEVFKQGISLIWKKQVVNRIYDKKNDTLIYLSHSRQVQDGSAKMAVTTVPLYGQNVVWSEGKPQ; encoded by the coding sequence ATGCGTCTGGCTTTGTACGGTGCTGTTGCTCTTCTTCTCAGTGCGGCCGCGCCCGCGTCCGCGCAGGAGGTCGGCAGGGTCGGTGTCGACTGGCTCGGCAACGACATCATCGTCGAGGCGGTGACGGATCCCGCAGTCGGGGGCGTGACCTGCCACATTTCCTATTTCGACCGCGGCGTGGTCGACCGGCTGCAAAAGGGCAACTGGTTCGAAAACCCCTCCGATTCCTCCATCTCCTGCCGCCAGACCGGGCCGATCACCATCGGCAAGATCGACATGAGCGAGGAGGGCGAGGAGGTGTTCAAGCAAGGCATCAGCCTGATCTGGAAGAAGCAGGTGGTGAACCGCATCTACGACAAGAAGAACGATACGCTGATCTATCTCTCGCATTCCCGTCAGGTGCAGGACGGTTCGGCCAAGATGGCAGTCACCACCGTTCCGCTCTACGGCCAGAACGTCGTCTGGTCAGAGGGCAAGCCGCAGTAG
- a CDS encoding DapH/DapD/GlmU-related protein: MDPNPALRFKDAEPRIHPTAELKSCKLGRYAAIGERVILREVTVGDFSYFERHAEAIYTTIGKFCSIAANTRINALEHPIERLTTHKVSYRPNEYFRYLGVDGDFKARRQGKAVTIGHDVWIGHGAVIMPGISIGNGAVIGANAVVTRDVGAYEIVTGVPAKPLRRRFAPEIAARIEALAWWDWPIGHLADAIPDMQAMPIEAFLDCWEARKP; this comes from the coding sequence ATGGATCCGAACCCCGCCCTTCGCTTCAAGGATGCCGAGCCGCGCATTCATCCGACAGCCGAGCTGAAAAGCTGCAAGCTCGGCCGTTACGCCGCGATTGGCGAGCGCGTGATTTTGCGCGAGGTGACGGTCGGCGACTTTTCCTATTTCGAGCGCCACGCCGAGGCGATCTACACGACGATCGGAAAGTTCTGCTCGATTGCCGCCAACACCCGCATCAATGCGCTGGAGCATCCGATCGAGCGCCTGACCACGCATAAGGTGAGTTACCGGCCGAACGAGTATTTCCGCTATCTCGGCGTTGATGGCGACTTCAAGGCGCGCCGGCAGGGCAAAGCCGTCACCATCGGTCATGACGTCTGGATCGGCCACGGCGCGGTCATCATGCCGGGCATCAGCATCGGCAACGGCGCGGTCATCGGCGCCAATGCGGTGGTGACGCGCGATGTCGGTGCCTATGAGATCGTCACCGGCGTGCCGGCAAAGCCGCTGCGCCGCCGGTTCGCGCCCGAGATTGCCGCCCGAATCGAAGCACTTGCCTGGTGGGACTGGCCGATCGGCCATCTTGCCGACGCCATCCCCGACATGCAGGCGATGCCGATAGAGGCGTTTCTCGATTGCTGGGAAGCGCGCAAACCCTGA